One part of the Prochlorococcus marinus str. MIT 9313 genome encodes these proteins:
- the aroC gene encoding chorismate synthase, translated as MGSSFGDLFRISTFGESHGGGVGVIVEGCPPRLELDLQKIQAELDRRKPGQSKISTPRKEEDQVEILSGLLNNTTLGTPIAMVVRNKDHKPGDYKEMNVAFRPSHADATYQAKYGIQARSGGGRASARETIARVAAGAIAKQLLTKAHNTEVLAWVKRIHTLEAEINAQDVSIDDVEANIVRCPNQVMAAQMVERIEAISREGDSCGGVIECVVRNAPMGLGMPVFDKLEADLAKAVMSLPASKGFEIGSGFGGTLLKGSEHNDAFLPSNDGRLRTATNNSGGIQGGITNGESIVIRVAFKPTATIRKDQQTIDADGNTTTLSAKGRHDPCVLPRAVPIVEAMVSLVLADHLLRQQGQCSLW; from the coding sequence ATGGGCAGCAGCTTTGGGGATCTATTCCGAATCAGCACCTTCGGTGAATCTCATGGAGGGGGCGTGGGAGTCATCGTGGAAGGCTGCCCACCAAGGCTTGAGCTTGACCTACAGAAGATTCAGGCCGAGCTAGATCGACGCAAACCTGGCCAAAGCAAGATCAGTACACCCCGCAAGGAAGAAGATCAAGTCGAAATCCTCAGCGGTCTGCTCAACAACACAACCCTTGGGACACCAATCGCCATGGTGGTGCGCAACAAGGATCACAAGCCTGGCGACTACAAGGAGATGAATGTTGCATTTCGGCCTTCCCATGCCGATGCCACCTATCAGGCGAAGTACGGCATCCAAGCTCGAAGCGGTGGAGGGCGAGCCTCCGCAAGAGAGACGATTGCGCGGGTAGCCGCTGGAGCGATTGCCAAGCAATTACTGACCAAAGCCCATAACACCGAAGTACTGGCATGGGTCAAACGCATTCACACCCTGGAGGCCGAAATCAATGCCCAAGACGTCAGCATTGATGACGTAGAAGCAAACATCGTGCGTTGCCCGAACCAAGTCATGGCAGCGCAAATGGTGGAGCGTATTGAAGCCATCAGCCGTGAAGGCGACTCATGCGGTGGTGTGATCGAGTGTGTTGTCCGCAATGCCCCAATGGGTCTGGGGATGCCTGTGTTTGACAAGCTTGAGGCAGACCTCGCCAAGGCCGTGATGTCACTACCTGCCAGCAAGGGCTTTGAGATCGGCTCGGGTTTTGGCGGCACCCTGCTAAAAGGCAGCGAGCACAACGACGCTTTCCTCCCCAGCAATGATGGTCGCCTACGAACAGCCACCAACAACTCTGGTGGCATCCAGGGAGGGATCACTAACGGTGAATCGATCGTGATCCGAGTGGCGTTCAAGCCAACAGCCACCATCCGCAAAGATCAACAAACAATTGACGCTGATGGCAACACCACGACACTGTCTGCCAAAGGTCGTCATGATCCCTGCGTGCTGCCTAGGGCCGTACCGATAGTTGAAGCCATGGTGTCCCTTGTACTCGCTGATCACCTCTTACGCCAACAAGGACAGTGCAGTCTC